The Phycisphaeraceae bacterium genome window below encodes:
- the ruvB gene encoding Holliday junction branch migration DNA helicase RuvB, translating to MSKHRIISGASSDPAEERFNQSLRPTRLDDYVGQPRLIEKLRITLEAVKARREPMEHVLLHGPPGLGKTTLAHIIANEMATHVIVTSGPALTKPTDLVGTLTKLQQGDVLFIDEIHRISPVIEEYIYPAMEDFKIDVTVDSGMHAKVITLPLKPFSLIGATTRAGLLSGPMRSRFGIAHNLDFYSEDDLLRILRRSATLMNMMDHARPATGTEDALKTIARRSRGTPRIANRLLRRVRDFAQIRAEGKLTPSIVDDALKLEGVDEIGLDELDRKYLRVIGEVYQGGPVGLEAVAATLGEDAGTLEDVVEPYLLQIGFLARTRKGRQFTKRGAEHLGMTFTPPPDNSGLFT from the coding sequence ATGAGCAAGCACCGCATCATTTCCGGAGCATCGAGCGATCCGGCGGAGGAGCGATTCAATCAGTCGCTCCGTCCGACGCGGCTGGACGATTACGTCGGCCAGCCCCGGCTCATCGAAAAGCTGCGGATCACCCTCGAAGCGGTCAAAGCCCGCCGCGAACCGATGGAGCACGTGCTGCTTCACGGCCCGCCGGGACTGGGCAAAACCACGCTCGCCCACATCATCGCCAACGAGATGGCGACGCATGTCATCGTCACGTCGGGGCCGGCACTGACCAAACCGACCGATCTGGTCGGCACCCTGACGAAACTCCAGCAGGGTGACGTGCTGTTCATCGATGAAATTCACCGCATCAGCCCGGTGATCGAGGAATACATCTACCCGGCGATGGAAGATTTCAAGATCGACGTGACGGTCGATTCGGGAATGCACGCCAAGGTCATCACCCTGCCGCTCAAACCGTTCTCGCTTATCGGCGCGACCACACGAGCCGGCCTGCTCTCCGGGCCGATGCGGTCACGATTCGGCATCGCGCACAATCTGGATTTTTATTCCGAAGATGATCTGCTCAGGATTCTGCGGCGCAGCGCAACGCTGATGAACATGATGGATCATGCCCGTCCGGCAACAGGAACGGAGGACGCGCTTAAGACCATCGCACGACGATCGCGCGGCACGCCGCGCATCGCCAACCGTTTGCTGCGCCGTGTGCGCGACTTCGCCCAGATCCGCGCCGAGGGGAAGCTGACGCCTTCCATCGTTGATGACGCCTTGAAACTCGAAGGCGTGGATGAGATCGGCCTCGACGAGCTTGACCGCAAATACCTGCGGGTGATCGGGGAGGTGTATCAGGGCGGTCCGGTCGGCCTCGAAGCCGTCGCCGCGACACTCGGCGAGGATGCCGGCACGCTCGAAGATGTGGTGGAGCCTTATCTGCTCCAGATCGGCTTTCTCGCGCGGACGCGCAAAGGCCGCCAATTCACCAAACGCGGCGCGGAACATCTGGGGATGACCTTCACGCCGCCGCCTGATAACAGCGGGCTTTTCACCTGA